A window of Drosophila subobscura isolate 14011-0131.10 chromosome E, UCBerk_Dsub_1.0, whole genome shotgun sequence contains these coding sequences:
- the LOC117891951 gene encoding sodium channel protein 60E isoform X4, protein MSDDQAGANDEKAVAKHQVVAYTQRSQVKHENRHIQLVREYGFHPRTKASVEDGDVLPRKFEPFPEDMYGKPLEEIDTFIYEETFCVVSKRFRKNYIHRFTGTKSLFLFYPWSPARRVCVYIATNQFFDYCVMATILFNCIFLAMTETVEEAEYIFLAIYSIEMVIKIIAKGFLLNKYTYLRNPWNWLDFVVITSGYATIGMEVGNLAGLRTFRVLRALKTVSIMPGLKTIINALLHSFRQLAEVMTLTIFCLMVFALFALQVYMGELRNKCVRQVPSEWTNVSHLDWHMWVNDTDNWLYDDEEMPMLCGNLTGARHCPLGYVCICVGENPNHGYTNFDNFMWSMLTTFQLITLDYWENVYNMVLATCGPMSVTFFTVVVFFGSFYLINLMLAVVALSYEEEAEITNEERKKDLLDHRDDSTFSFDPSVLNVKKLNKNNKKKIDSRKGVLLASYSKKKTRRKKTKGGKETNGNGNGNGNGSNGHENDANKSHSATPSPGPSPRHSATERPSALTLQAQKQYQQMEQQQHQQAKEPAAATSKNRISFHEEPQKNPNMLYPSDYKGQLIASSRQASSTSSGVNRESSQDDSGVVDDHEEQDPTHELGHVSTVELALSPREVRLIKCNGNIARIKNHNVYALHQEFSSEVVVIDDLPDRNCDRCVHCCADYESWLQFQNCLYKVVRDPLFELAITLCIVLNTAFLAMEHHGMSESFRNALDVGNKVFTSIFTFECIVKLMALSKDFFLCGWNIFDLLIVTASLLDIIFELVDGLSVLRGLRLLRVLKLAQSWTTMKVLLSIIISTIGALGNLTLILVIVIYIFAVIGMQLFSKDYTPEKFDPDPVPRWNFNDFFHSFMMIFRILCGEWIEPLWDCMRAEEEQGASTCFAIFLPTLVMGNFMVLNLFLALLLNSFNSEELKSKKEIFKKKEVGEESKLARSIERVRDLIRKKRQERKDRKERKFAEKFQQIVLEAQAQAHAQSQGQAQLQGMEMDKSNLLAETKFHRLSYQESMNRPVSGSDFGFQIPLRDGLHTIVDGLEYDEASDVPEQIQLQDQPLPPITDSLPPTYETAIMSTHSNNLTPFALAERRLQHQISSGVSTQQNDSRDEATYTESIELRLLGQYNSTDTDPYANDQRSGSFNRGDSFQDNSSRRYGSEEHDEAYLKYQKSLLTRSPSYRKSLDRLSQSSGHSQRSLLKSEEAEMRRHSSGHSLNSISIEQDELLSQQGGNLREELLNCEQKELFQFLQEDDEMPKSNLSYISSNPMRSRRSSSQGQQESEALAEHSEFDNIIQSFEKELEEIKRSTTSLERKLSTLSEPSPAADEATKAIMEHIAIITGASERTAADEVVHPLNPYDSYDLSSVPRRSQSVSSAAQRQSVKIKRRSLEKQRKIDEDFSISNEIRKICDQIHAPFVAMEAMAVAATSQGPGASQSPFTRRKIDPFTVQFDRFKRLSLIERLEELPEEEKPISTLRIESEKMPRKFHNSDSLRLDSLSLKSTNSYENLLIQKQKLVLPLSTGVPATPPTSLKSSIEPPTLAQISSLKATPTPPLAALTEHQQHFHATSIQAAPSHGHGQGHTHGSGHSRSHGHGHGHGHSQAHPTAGQRRRPMEHPQSTLDKAASFQSARTESHSSGAADSSSALALALAHTHKTEQSDQPEKAAQKPSAFTRLTEKPWHCLVSYVDDLTVGGRRNSQGAYNDPMTFPSYGQAKPPKVPDDCFPQKCYDHFYFRCPWFMSCMDTPSAKQWTRVRTAVLTVVDTPAFEWFVLVLIFASSITLCFEDIYLDSNKTLKRVLYWTNFSFCLIFVVEMILKWLALGFSKYFTSFWTILDFIIVFVSVFSLLIEENENLKVLRSLRTLRALRPLRAISRWQGMRIVVNALMYAIPSIFNVLLVCLVFWLIFSIMGVQFFGGKFFKCVNEMGELLPVTEVNDKWDCIEQNYTWINSKITFDHVGMGYLALLQVATFEGWMEVMADAVDARGVDLQPQREANLYAYIYFVIFIVCGSFFTLNLFIGVIIDNFNMLKKKYEGGVLEMFLTESQKHYYTAMKKLGRKKPQKVIKRPINHFLAMFYDLSNSRRFEIAIFVLIFLNMLTMGIEHYDQPHAVFFILEVSNAFFTTVFGLEAIVKIVGLRYHYFTVPWNVFDFLLVLASIFGILMEDIMIDLPISPTLLRVVRVFRIGRILRLIKAAKGIRKLLFALVVSLPALFNIGALLGLITFIYAILGMSLFGHVKLQGALDDMVNFQTFGRSMQLLFRLMTSAGWNDVLESLMIQPPDCDPFFNRQTNGDCGHPLLAITYFTSFIIISYMIVINMYIAIILENFNQAHQEEEIGIVEDDLEMFYIRWSKYDPHATQFIHFSQLSDFIASLDPPLGISKPNNVALVSFNLPISKGNKIHCLDILHALVKHVLGHVEETDNFKQLQEQMDVKFKKQFPTRKELEIVSSTRIWKRQEKAAKTIQTGWKDYLRRKNEKERSNSGDSATQTSSPGGWQSKLSALNFFHLQVSRRGTACSSRASSRKSSRASDGSDLSELAGPWLNLPLMLVSGADDVVKDIKQQGDEMGKRVPI, encoded by the exons ATGAGTGATGATCAAGCCGGGGCCAATGATGAAAAAG CTGTTGCCAAACACCAGGTCGTTGCCTACACGCAGAGGTCGCAGGTCAAGCACGAGAACCGGCACATCCAGCTGGTGCGTGAGTACGGCTTCCACCCACGCACCAAAGCCTCCGTGGAGGATGGGGATGTGCTGCCGCGAAAATTTGAGCCCTTTCCGGAGGATATGTACGGCAAGCCGCTTGAGGAGATTGACACCTTCATATACGAGGAG ACATTCTGTGTGGTTTCGAAACGCTTCCGCAAGAACTACATCCATCGTTTCACAGGCACCAAGAGCTTATTTCTCTTCTATCCATGGAGTCCAGCGCGGCGCGTGTGCGTCTATATCGCAACGAACCAATTCTTCGACTACTGCGTCATGGCCACCATTCTGTTCAACTGCATTTTCCTAGCCATGACCGAGACGGTGGAGGAGGCTGA GTACatctttttggccatttactCCATCGAAATGGTAATCAAAATCATTGCCAAAGGCTTTCTGCTCAACAAGTACACCTATCTGCGCAACCCATGGAATTGGCTGGACTTTGTGGTCATAACTAGTGGCTATGCCACCATTGGTATGGAGGTTGGCAACCTGGCGGGGCTGCGTACGTTTCGCGTGCTGCGCGCCCTCAAGACGGTTTCCATCATGCCCGGACTGAAGACAATTATAAATGCGTTGCTTCACTCCTTCCGTCAACTGGCAGAGGTCATGACACTCACCATCTTCTGCCTGATGGTCTTTGCCCTCTTCGCACTGCAGGTCTATATGGGCGAGCTGCGCAACAAGTGTGTGCGTCAGGTGCCCTCCGAGTGGACCAACGTCTCCCATCTCGACTGGCATAT GTGGGTCAACGACACGGACAACTGGCTGTATGACGATGAGGAGATGCCCATGCTTTGTGGCAACCTGACTGGCGCCCGTCACTGCCCCCTCGGCTATGTGTGCATCTGCGTCGGCGAGAATCCCAATCATGGCTACACCAACTTCGACAATTTCATGTGGTCCATGCTAACGACCTTTCAGCTGATTACATTGGACTATTGGGAGAACGTCTACAATATG GTGCTGGCAACTTGTGGTCCCATGAGTGTCACATTTTTTACGgtggttgtgttttttggcTCATTTTACTTGATTAACCTGATGCTAGCCGTAGTCGCGTTGAGTtacgaggaggaggcggagatAACAAACGAG GAGCGGAAAAAGGACTTGCTGGACCATCGCGATGATTCCACGTTCAGCTTTGATCCGTCCGTGTTGAATGTGAAGAAGTTGAACAAGAATAACAAGAAGAAGATCGACTCGCGGAAGGGCGTCCTCCTGGCCTCGTACAGCAAGAAGAAGACGCGCcgaaaaaagacaaaaggtGGGAAAGAGActaatggcaatggcaatgggaatggcaacggcagcaatgGCCATGAAAATGATGCCAATAAATCCCATTCCGCCACGCCCAGCCCGGGACCAAGTCCACGTCACAGTGCCACAGAGCGTCCATCCGCCCTCACGCTGCAGGCGCAGAAGCAATACCAgcagatggagcagcagcagcatcagcaagcCAAAGAGCCCGCGGCTGCTACTTCCAAGAACCGCATTAGCTTCCACGAGGAGCCGCAGAAGAACCCTAATATGCTGTATCCCTCGGACTATAAGGGACAGCTGATCGCCAGCAGCCGTCAGGCAAGCTCCACCTCAAGCGGCGTTAATCGCGAATCCTCGCAGGATGACTCCGGCGTGGTCGACGATCACGAGGAGCAGGATCCGACCCACGAGCTGGGCCACGTGTCCACCGTGGAGCTGGCGCTATCCCCGCGCGAAGTGCGTCTCATCAAGTGCAATGGGAACATAGCCCGCATTAAGAATCACAACGTTTATGCCCTGCATCAGGAGTTTTCCTCGGAGGTGGTGGTTATCG ATGATCTTCCCGACCGGAACTGCGATCGTTGTGTCCACTGCTGCGCCGACTACGAGAGCTGGCTGCAGTTCCAGAACTGTCTCTACAAGGTGGTGAGGGATCCGCTCTTCGAACTGGCCATCACGCTGTGCATTGTGCTGAACACAGCCTTCCTGGCCATGGAGCATCACGGCATGAGCGAGAGCTTTCGCAATGCCCTGGATGTGGGCAATAAG GTTTTCACTTCCATATTCACCTTTGAGTGCATTGTTAAGCTGATGGCCTTGTCCAAGGACTTTTTTCTGTGCGGCTGGAATATATTCGACCTGCTCATAGTCACGGCCAGTCTGCTGGACATCATCTTCGAGCTGGTCGATGGCCTCAGTGTCTTGAGGGGACTGCGACTG CTGCGTGTGCTGAAACTGGCCCAGTCGTGGACCACAATGAAGGTGCTGCTGAGCATTATCATATCGACAATCGGTGCGCTGGGTAACCTCACGCTGATCTTGGTCATAGTCATCTACATATTTGCCGTCATTGGCATGCAATTGTTCTCCAAAGACTACACACCCGAAAAGTTTGACCCAGACCCAGTGCCAAG ATGGAATTTCAATGACTTCTTTCACTCATTCATGATGATCTTTCGCATATTGTGCGGGGAATGGATCGAACCGCTCTGGGATTGTATGCGAGCCGAAGAGGAG CAAGGTGCCTCTACATGCTTTGCCATATTTCTGCCAACATTGGTCATGGGAAATTTTATGGTGCTCAACTTGTTCTTGGCCTTGTTGCTCAACAGCTTCAATTCCGAGGAGCTCAAGTCGAAGAAAGAG ATATTCAAGAAGAAG GAAGTAGGCGAGGAGTCTAAGTTGGCGAGGAGTATTGAGCGGGTGCGCGATCTGATAAGGAAGAAGAGGCAGGAGCGTAAGGATCGTAAGGAGCGGAAGTTTGCCGAAAAATTCCAGCAAATTGTGCTCGAGgcccaggctcaggctcaCGCTCAAAGTCAGGGGCAGGCACAGCTCCAGGGTATGGAGATGGACAAGTCCAATCTGTTGGCCGAGACCAAGTTCCATAGACTGAGCTACCAG GAGTCTATGAATCGGCCGGTCTCGGGCTCGGATTTTGGCTTCCAGATACCCCTGAGGGACGGTCTGCACACAATTGTCGATGGGCTCGAGTACGACGAGGCCTCGGATGTGCCAGAGCAGATCCAGCTGCAGGaccagccactgccaccaatTACAGACTCGCTGCCGCCCACATACGAGACGGCCATCATGTctacacacagcaacaacctGACTCCGTTCGCCCTGGCGGAGCGACGGCTGCAACACCAGATCTCCTCGGGGGTGAGCACTCAACAGAACGACTCCAGGGACGAGGCCACCTACACGGAGTCGATCGAGCTGCGCCTTCTGGGCCAGTACAACTCCACGGACACAGATCCCTATGCCAACGATCAGCGGAGCGGCTCCTTTAACCGCGGCGACTCTTTTCAGGACAATTCCTCGCGGCGCTACGGCAGCGAGGAGCACGACGAGGCCTACCTCAAGTACCAGAAGTCGCTGCTGACCCGCTCACCCAGCTACAGGAAGTCCCTGGACCGGCTATCCCAGTCCAGCGGCCACTCTCAGCGCTCGCTGCTCAAGTCGGAGGAGGCCGAGATGCGAAGGCACTCGAGTGGCCACTCCCTGAACTCCATATCGATTGAGCAGGACGAGCTGCTCTCGCAGCAGGGGGGGAATCTGCGCGAGGAGCTGCTCAATTGCGAACAGAAGGAGCTCTTTCAGTTCCTGCAGGAGGACGACGAGATGCCAAAGTCCAATCTTAGCTACATCTCGTCGAACCCAATGCGCTCGCGCCGATCCTCCAGTCAGGGACAGCAAGAGAGCGAGGCACTGGCGGAGCACTCGGAGTTCGATAACATCATCCAGAGCTTcgagaaggagctggaggagatcaAGCGCTCGACCACCTCGCTGGAGCGTAAGCTCTCCACCCTATCGGAGCCCTCGCCGGCAGCCGACGAGGCCACCAAAGCGATCATGGAGCACATTGCCATCATTACGGGCGCCTCAGAGCGCACGGCCGCCGATGAGGTAGTGCATCCACTCAATCCCTATGACAGCTACGACCTGTCCAGCGTGCCGAGACGCTCCCAATCCGTCAGCTCCGCCGCCCAGCGCCAGTCCGTGAAGATTAAGCGTCGCAGCCTGGAGAAGCAGCGCAAGATCGACGAGGACTTTAGCATATCGAATGAAATACGCAAAATCTGTGATCAAATCCATGCGCCCTTCGTGGCCATGGAggccatggcagtggcagccaccagtCAAGGTCCGGGCGCCAGCCAGTCGCCCTTTACGCGCCGCAAGATCGACCCGTTCACGGTACAGTTCGATCGCTTCAAGCGGCTCTCGCTGATCGAgcggctggaggagctgccggAGGAGGAAAAGCCAATCTCCACGCTACGCATCGAGTCGGAAAAGATGCCGCGCAAGTTTCACAACAGCGACAGTCTGCGCCTCGACAGTCTATCGCTTAAGAGCACCAACTCGTACGAGAATCTGCTCatccagaagcagaagctcgTGCTTCCATTGTCCACTGGCGTACCCGCCACGCCACCCACCTCCTTGAAGTCGAGCATTGAGCCACCGACACTGGCGCAAATTTCATCGCTAaaggccacgcccacgcccccGCTGGCCGCCCTCACCGAGCACCAACAGCACTTTCATGCCACGAGCATCCAAGCGGCCCCCTCTCATGGTCACGGCCAAGGGCACACCCATGGGTCTGgccacagtcgcagtcacggacatggccatggccatggccactcACAAGCACACCCAACGGCTGGGCAGAGGCGACGCCCCATGGAGCATCCACAATCGACTTTAGACAAAGCCGCTTCCTTCCAGTCCGCGCGCACCGAGTCGCACAGCTCGGGCGCCGCCGACTCCAGCtcggccctggccctggctctcgcccacacccacaagaCTGAGCAATCCGATCAGCCGGAGAAGGCGGCACAGAAGCCGTCGGCATTCACACGACTGACCGAAAAACCATGGCATTGTTTGGTTTCCTACGTAGACGACCTCACTGTCGGTGGGAGACGTAACTCGCAGGGCGCTTACAATGATCCCATGACTTTTCCGAGCTACGGGCAGGCGAAGCCGCCGAAGGTGCCAGATGACTGCTTCCCCCAGAAGTGCTACGATCA CTTCTACTTCCGCTGCCCTTGGTTTATGTCCTGCATGGACACGCCGAGCGCCAAGCAGTGGACCCGCGTTAGGACGGCTGTCTTGACGGTTGTCGATACTCCGGCCTTTGAGTGGTTTGTGCTAGTGTTGATCTTTGCGTCGAGTATTACGCTCTGCTTCGAGGACATCTATCTGGACAGCAACAAGACGCTGAAGCGTGTGCTCTACTGGACCAACTTCTCCTTCTGCCTGATCTTCGTGGTGGAAATGATACTCAAGTGGCTGGCGCTGGGCTTCTCCAAGTACTTCACGAGCTTCTGGACTATACTTGACTTTATCATAGTGTTT GTATCGGTTTTCTCGCTGCTCATTGAAGAGAATGAGAACCTGAAGGTTCTGCGCTCGTTGCGGACCCTGCGTGCCCTGAGACCCCTGAGAGCCATCTCCCG GTGGCAAGGAATGCGGATTGTAGTAAACGCTCTCATGTATGCAATACCATCAATTTTCAATGtacttttggtttgtttggttttttggttgatCTTCTCAATAATGGGTGTTCAGTTCTTTGGTGGGAAGTTTTTCAAGTGCGTCAATGAAATGGGAGAATTGCTGCCAGTTACT GAGGTGAACGACAAGTGGGACTGCATTGAGCAGAACTACACGTGGATCAACTCGAAGATCACCTTCGATCATGTGGGCATGGGTTACCTGGCCCTGCTCCAGGTGGCCACCTTCGAGGGCTGGATGGAGGTGATGGCGGATGCCGTGGACGCTCGTGGAGTGGATCTGCAGCCGCAGCGGGAGGCCAATCTCTATgcgtatatttattttgtaatatttattgtgtgcGGATCGTTCTTCACACTCAATCTGTTCATTGGAGTTATCATTGATAACTTCAATATGCTCAAGAAGAAG TATGAAGGAGGAGTGTTGGAAATGTTTCTCACCGAATCTCAAAAACACTATTACACGGCTATGAAAAAATTGGGACGAAAGAAACCACAGAAAGTTATTAAGCGACCTATAAATCATTTTTTAGCTATGTTTTATGATTTATCCAATTCGAGAAG GTTCGAGATTGCGATCTTTGTACTGATTTTTCTCAACATGCTTACCATGGGCATCGAGCACTACGATCAACCGCATGCGGTCTTCTTCATCCTGGAAGTGAGCAACGCCTTCTTCACCACGGTCTTTGGTCTGG AGGCCATTGTCAAGATTGTGGGACTTCGCTATCATTACTTCACGGTCCCTTGGAACGTCTTCGActtcctgctggtgctggcctcCATCTTCGGCATTCTGATGGAGGACATCATGATCGATCTGCCGATCAGTCCGACGCTACTGCGCGTCGTGCGAGTGTTCCGTATAGGGCGCATCCTGCGCCTGATAAAAGCGGCCAAGGGTATACGGAAGCTGCTGTTTGCCCTTGTGGTGTCGCTGCCGGCTCTCTTCAACATTGGTGCCTTGCTGGGACTGATTACCTTCATCTATGCCATACTGGGCATGTCGCTCTTTGGCCACGTGAAGCTGCAGGGCGCCTTGGACGACATGGTGAACTTCCAGACTTTCGGGCGGAGCATGCAACTGCTCTTTCGCTTGATGACGTCGGCCGGATGGAACGACGTGCTCGAGTCGCTGATGATCCAGCCGCCCGACTGCGATCCCTTCTTCAACCGCCAGACTAATGGCGACTGCGGCCACCCTCTGCTGGCCATTACCTACTTTACGAGCTTCATCATTATCAGCTACATGATTGTGATCAACATGTACATTGCCATCATTCTGGAGAACTTCAACCAGGCGCACCAGGAAGAGGAGATCGGGATCGTCGAAGACGACTTGGAGATGTTTTACATACGCTGGTCCAA ATATGATCCACATGCCACCCAGTTTATACACTTCTCGCAACTGTCCGATTTTATTGCCTCTCTCGATCCACCATTGGGCATCTCGAAGCCTAATAATGTCGCTCTAGTGTCATTTAATCTGCCCATCTCTAAGGGTAATAAAATACACTGTCTCGATATTTTGCACGCGCTCGTGAAGCACGTGCTAGGTCATGTCGAGGAGACCGATAACTTCAAACAGTTGCAGGAACAAATGGATGTCAAGTTCAAGAAACAGTTTCCAACGCGCAAagaattggaaattgtttcgTCGACGCGGATCTGGAAGCGCCAGGAAAAGGCGGCCAAGACCATACAGACCGGCTGGAAGGACTATTTGCG GCGCAAGAATGAAAAGGAGCGCTCCAATTCCGGCGACAGTGCCACTCAAACTTCCAGCCCCGGAGGATGGCAATCGAAGCTCTCGGCCCTCAACTTTTTCCACCTGCAG GTTAGTCGTCGGGGAACTGCCTGCTCCAGTCGTGCCTCATCGCGGAAGTCTTCACGTGCCTCTGATGGCTCCGATCTGAGTGAACTAGCCGGGCCCTGGCTGAATTTGCCGCTGATGCTCGTCTCGGGGGCCGATGATGTCGTTAAGGATATTAAGCAGCAGGGCGATGAGATGGGCAAACG TGTACCTATATGA